TAAAGAAATGGTGAATGGACTGGATGGCTATCTCCTGCCCCCCAATCCGGTCGCCGCCTACAGCCAGGGCCGCGCCCACTTTGTTGCGCAGGATGTCGGGGTCTTTGGCTACCATTGCCCGGCAGCGGTCCAGCATGGTCTTGGTCTGGGCACTGAGGTTACCCTGGTAGACGGGAGTGCCGATTATGATACCGTCCGCCCATTCCAGTCCTTCATAGAACTCGTGCATATCGTCCTTGTGGACGCAGCCTTTGCGCTCACGCACGCAGTAGTCGCAGTGGATGCAAAAGTTGAGCTGCCTGGCCTTAACTGAGAAATACCTGGTGTTAACGCCATATTTTTCCTCCAGGTATCTGAGGGATGTGTTGACTATGTAATCGGTGGAGCCTGTTCGCGGGCTTCCTGATACTCCTAGGATGTTTATTATGATATGACCCCCTGAAAATGATATGGCTTTATTATTTGTATGAGGGTTTATAAGTTTTGAGTGGGGGAGATTTTTACCCGGAGTTTTCAATGGCTCTGTTGGCAAGGGGGTTTATATTCAGACCTGCAACCATCTTCCATTAACTCCACCCAATTTTATCACCTACAATTTTATATTAGAAATGTTTAAAAAAACGGAAAAGTATATTACCAAGTACCACCCAGAATACAACCATGAACCTATCGCCCGCAGTGAAGACCATGCTGGTCATGGCACTTGTCCTCGCATCGGTCCTGGCAGGGGGCTGCCTCAGGGAGTATGACACCACCAGCCTGCATATCAACGAAGTGGACATATCCGCAGAGATCACCGATGACGATATCGTACAGCTGGACATCATCTCGTATGTGAGCAACAGTGGTAAGACCTCGGGCGAAGTAGAAATCCAGGCAAAAGCCTACAACCTTGCTACCAGCCTGCTCATGGCAGATGAAAAAATATCAATGGGCCGCATCGGCAAGGACAGGACCCTAAACAGCACTGTTGAATTGCATGTCCCTATCACAGGTAATTACCGCATCGAAGTAACCATGTACGAGGATGGCGGCCTGGTAACCTCGGGCAAAGCCACCATATCAGGCCTGGAATCCCTGCTTTCCAGTCCCAAACATTCATACATCAACATCCGCGACGTGGATGTTGCCATGACAGCAAGAGGTGATTCCACCACCACCTTGAAAGTGACCACCTTCCTGGACAACTACGGCAGGTCGGATTCGGCACCATTGACGGCACTGGTGAAACTGCGGGATGCAAAGACCAACCTCATAGGCCAGAGCGGTAACATCGATGTGGGCGTAATCAAGGCAGATACTACCCTGGTCAAGGATATCGAGCTTGAAGTGCCAAAGGACAGGGACTATCGTGTTGAGATAATGATATTCGAGAATGACCGCATCATTACCGAATACGGTGTGTCCTTCTTCATGGCGCCGGACAGTCAGGGTGAGGAAGATGTTGTAAAGAAGACCAGGTCTGTCAGTACTACTGAAACCATTACTACGGAATTCATATTACCTAAAGCAACACCGTTACCTTATGATGTGTATAGTACCAGAGATATCGGTGCTCCAATGCCGACGAAAGAACCGGGATTCCAGGTAATATGGGCAATTACCGGACTGCTGGCAGTGGTACTTCTAATGAGGAAACGAAAATAAACAGATGTATCAGGTATAACAAAAAATCAGGTGAGAACAATGGATGAAAAAGAATCAAAAGAAACTAAAGACCGGGTAGCTGGAATGGCTCTATTCCGGACAGGCTCCATGATAATCCTGCTGTTACTGCTGCTGGCATCTTCTTTCGGGTTCTATTTCAGCATGCAAAAGGCCATATCCA
This genomic window from ANME-2 cluster archaeon contains:
- a CDS encoding flavodoxin family protein, whose product is MNILGVSGSPRTGSTDYIVNTSLRYLEEKYGVNTRYFSVKARQLNFCIHCDYCVRERKGCVHKDDMHEFYEGLEWADGIIIGTPVYQGNLSAQTKTMLDRCRAMVAKDPDILRNKVGAALAVGGDRIGGQEIAIQSIHHFFIISEMIPVGGGSFGANLGGTFWSQDRMAEGAAEDEEGHRSMRKTMNRMVKKLELVKGIEIPKKG